DNA from Sulfodiicoccus acidiphilus:
CACCAATGATCCCCAGCACTAGAGGACGTTGAACTGCCCTGAGAAAGGCTAGCAGGAACTGAGTGTCTAACTGGACTAAAAGGAAATGATCGATGAGATCGAGCCCTAACCCTAGGCGGGAGATCTACATACTTCTTCCGCTAGAAGAGGATGTGAATAGTGATTTGGAAAGACTGGCCAGTGAAAGGGAAACAGGGTAAAGTGGAACTCGGGGTTGAGGGGACGAACACTCAAACTTTGGCAGTTTGATGGAAGCCCCCACCCTCCTCCCAAGAGGAACTAATAGGTGGACGACCTTCAGCAACTCGTTAGCGCAATTCGCAGGACTAATGAATTGAACCTCTTATAGGACATATAGGTGGCTCTATAGGGACCACAGTGGTAGGGGTAAGGTGGGGGCGCCAACCAACCGGAGTTGAGCAGTTGGTGTTAAAGAGGCCGAGATCCCATGAGGGAAAATGCTCTCATTTTTCATCCCCACGATCCTGATTCTCTGTGAACTTGAATGGTGTGCCCTACAACCCATGTAACGATGATTAGACTCATTAGCCATGGAAGATTTATAAACTCTAGAGTACCCTCTTCATCATGCCTTTCTACACCCCTGTAGACTTCGATTACTACGCGCCACGAAACGTAGATGAGGCCGTAACGTTGCTCAGCGAGAAGGAGGACAGCGTGATCATAGCGGGAGGACAGACTCTACTTACTCTATTGAAATTAAGGATATTGAGGCCTAAGAACGTCATCGATCTGAGTAAAGTTAGTTCCTTGAGATATATAAAGGAAGAAAACGGAGAGATACGTATCGGCGCCATCACCGTCCATAACGAAGTGGCCAGATCCCAACTTATCGCATCTAGGTGTGGTCTCCTCTCCGCAGCTGCTGGAAGGATTGGGGACGAACAAGTGAGGAATAGGGGTACAATAGGTGGGAGCGTGGCTAACGCCGATCCGTCGGCCAACTACGAGCCTGTCCTCCTTGCTCTAGATGCCCGCTTTACGTTGATCGGACCTCAGGGGAGAAGGGAAGTGGGTGCTCGGGAGTTCTTCGTTGACGCGTATACTACAGCCATTAATAAGGGCGAGGTACTAACCGAAGTAAAGGTGAGGGAGTTGAGCGAAGTGGGCTACTCTTTTAAGAAGGCGGCGAGGAGAGAGCAGGAGTTCGCCATAGTGAACGTCGCAGCGCTCCTTTGGCTAGAGGGCGACGAGATCAAGGACGTGAGGGTGGCCGTTGGGGAGTAACTGCGAGACCTGAGAGATTGGACGGAGTAGAGGAGGCCCTGATCGGGAAGGGAAAGGAAGCAATACCCTCAGCCCTTAGCTCGGTTGAGTACTCTGGGAAGCCCATTTCGGACGTCAGGGCCAGTTCAGGTTACAGAGAATATTTAAGTAAGATATACTTAAGGAGGGCTCTGGAAGAGGCCTACGCTAGGGCTAAGGGTGTCAGGTCGTGAGGCGCGAGATAAGTCTCAATATAAACGGCACACTTCACACCGCGACCGTTCCAGATAGAATGCTCCTCGTCCAATTCATAAGGGATGTGGTTGGACTGAAGGGAACTCACATTGGTTGCGACACTGGCCACTGCGGGGCATGCACAGTTATAATGGACGGGGTTGCAGTGAAGTCCTGCCTCATTCTAGCAGTCCAGGCTGATGGCTCAAACGTGATGACGATCGAAGGCCTTTCTAAGGAGGGTAAGCTCGACGAGATCCAAGAAGCTTTCAGAGACGAGTTCGCAGTACAATGCGGTTACTGTACGCCAGGTTTCATAATGTTGCTTCATTCGTTGAAGCTCAGGGGAGTAGGAATGTCAGACGACGATATCAAGGACGCACTTGTCGGGAACATATGCCGTTGCAACGGCTACCCTCTCATACTGAGAGCAGCAAGAAGAATATTGGGAAGGAGACAAGTAGGTTAAAGTTTTCACGGGAAACTTCAGCAAGAGTTTTCGTCTCCTCAACCTAAATTCTGTGACCATTACACTATATCCGTGTCTTTGACGTTTAGCTGAGAGACGCTGTGGAAATCTTGTAAGTAATGTGTACACAGCAGTCGGAAGACAACACTTATTACGGCGGACAATATCTAATTAAATTGATAGGGAAATGTCAGAGGAAGTCCTCGAGAAAGTAACTGGACAGGGTGTTGAGGTCCTCTTTAAGAGATCTAGGAAACCGGAGAAAGTTGACGGCAGGAAGACGGAACTCATACGTTACGGCGATCTAGTTCCAGATAACATGAAAAGACCTGACGGGGAGACCCTCAAGTTAATAAGGGGAGACGGCTTTAGCATAGAGCTCTCGAAAAGGAGGTCCACCATGCCCTATTGGCATAGAA
Protein-coding regions in this window:
- a CDS encoding (2Fe-2S)-binding protein, whose protein sequence is MRREISLNINGTLHTATVPDRMLLVQFIRDVVGLKGTHIGCDTGHCGACTVIMDGVAVKSCLILAVQADGSNVMTIEGLSKEGKLDEIQEAFRDEFAVQCGYCTPGFIMLLHSLKLRGVGMSDDDIKDALVGNICRCNGYPLILRAARRILGRRQVG
- a CDS encoding cupin domain-containing protein encodes the protein MSEEVLEKVTGQGVEVLFKRSRKPEKVDGRKTELIRYGDLVPDNMKRPDGETLKLIRGDGFSIELSKRRSTMPYWHRNMDYDEVIICISGEATWITEDGEFKLKAGEMLLIPRGIAHTASSSEDSNYVAIEVKSKVPLALVQR